From a single Kitasatospora azatica KCTC 9699 genomic region:
- a CDS encoding glycosyltransferase family 4 protein codes for MRVAIITESFPPEVNGVAHSVLRTAEHLVRRGHQPLVITPAPARGSSCPAHSFGPDATELPVVRIPSVPLPGYPQVRVALPSSRLGAALAAHRPDVVHLASPFILGARGMAEARRLDLPAVAVYQTDLAGYAQAYRVGGGLGAATAWHRIRSIHRAAARTLAPSTPAAQDLTAHGVPRVHLWPRGVDSLRFHPRHRDQALHRALAPGGEVLVGYVGRLAPEKRVDLLAGVAALPGVRLVVIGDGPSSGALRELLPGAVFLGRRTGEELARCYATLDLFVHTGPLETFCQTIQEAMASGVPVVGPAAGGPLDLVGHRRTGLLVAPRDARAVAEAVAELAADPARRTAYGRAGRADVRARTWDAVGDLLLRHYAEVVAEHRGEQFDPQVLAAQVLPAPVLPAPVLPVPAQSAPIVAPVEEQPV; via the coding sequence ATGCGTGTCGCCATCATCACCGAGTCCTTTCCGCCGGAAGTCAACGGCGTCGCCCACAGCGTGCTCCGCACCGCCGAGCACCTGGTCCGTCGTGGCCACCAGCCCCTGGTGATCACCCCCGCGCCGGCTCGCGGTTCGAGCTGCCCGGCGCACTCCTTCGGCCCGGACGCCACCGAACTGCCCGTCGTCCGAATCCCCTCCGTCCCGCTGCCCGGATATCCGCAGGTCCGGGTCGCCCTGCCCAGCTCCCGGCTGGGCGCGGCACTCGCCGCGCACCGGCCCGACGTCGTCCACCTCGCCAGCCCCTTCATCCTCGGTGCCCGGGGAATGGCCGAGGCCAGACGCCTCGACCTGCCCGCAGTCGCCGTCTACCAGACCGACCTGGCCGGCTACGCCCAGGCCTACCGGGTCGGCGGCGGCCTCGGCGCCGCCACCGCCTGGCACCGGATCCGCAGCATCCACCGGGCCGCGGCCCGCACCCTGGCCCCCTCCACCCCCGCCGCCCAGGACCTCACCGCGCACGGCGTCCCCCGGGTCCACCTGTGGCCGCGCGGCGTCGACTCACTGCGCTTCCACCCCCGCCACCGCGACCAGGCGCTGCACCGCGCGCTGGCCCCCGGCGGCGAGGTGCTGGTCGGCTACGTCGGCCGACTGGCCCCCGAGAAGCGGGTCGACCTGCTGGCCGGGGTCGCCGCACTGCCCGGAGTGCGGCTGGTGGTGATCGGGGACGGGCCGAGCTCGGGCGCACTGCGCGAGCTGCTGCCCGGGGCGGTCTTCCTGGGCCGCCGCACCGGTGAGGAACTCGCCCGCTGCTACGCCACCCTGGACCTGTTCGTGCACACCGGTCCGCTGGAGACCTTCTGCCAGACCATCCAGGAAGCGATGGCCAGTGGCGTCCCCGTGGTCGGGCCGGCCGCCGGCGGGCCGCTGGACCTGGTGGGCCACCGCAGGACCGGCCTGCTGGTCGCCCCGCGGGACGCCCGCGCGGTGGCCGAGGCGGTCGCCGAGCTGGCCGCCGACCCCGCCCGCCGGACGGCGTACGGACGGGCCGGACGGGCCGACGTGCGGGCGCGCACCTGGGACGCGGTGGGCGACCTGCTGCTGCGGCACTACGCCGAGGTGGTGGCCGAGCACCGCGGCGAGCAGTTCGACCCGCAGGTGCTCGCCGCGCAGGTGCTCCCCGCGCCGGTACTGCCCGCCCCGGTACTGCCCGTGCCGGCCCAGTCCGCACCGATCGTGGCGCCGGTCGAGGAGCAGCCGGTATGA
- a CDS encoding ABC transporter permease, translating into MTTPAEPLARFRDLLAAEWTKLWSLRSTRWGYGLSALAVIGFNVNGAYADYTNWPGYSLEVRTQYFFPMWAMHDAFNRNSMMIMILAVGALGAMAVVTEYASGLIRTTFAAVPARRSVMAAKVLVVTAVMTAYGVLVSGCSFWLTQAVLSGRHVGLSIGYPGALRLVVASALVAPVCGLAGMAVGTLIRTSATSVVSVIVLLVVAPLSIPVNHYWQAVISHALPFNAWRRLLEGNPPPWFHEQYPTTGTGAWTVLAAWALVAVALTVLPVHRRDL; encoded by the coding sequence ATGACCACCCCAGCCGAGCCGCTGGCCCGCTTCCGGGACCTGCTGGCCGCCGAGTGGACCAAACTCTGGTCGCTGCGCTCCACCCGCTGGGGCTACGGGCTGAGCGCGCTGGCGGTGATCGGGTTCAACGTGAACGGCGCCTACGCCGACTACACCAACTGGCCCGGCTACAGCCTCGAGGTCAGGACCCAGTACTTCTTCCCGATGTGGGCGATGCACGACGCGTTCAACCGGAACTCCATGATGATCATGATCCTCGCCGTCGGCGCCCTCGGCGCGATGGCCGTGGTCACCGAGTACGCGAGCGGACTGATCCGGACCACCTTCGCCGCGGTGCCGGCCCGCCGGTCGGTGATGGCGGCCAAGGTGCTGGTGGTGACGGCGGTGATGACGGCCTACGGCGTGCTGGTCTCCGGGTGCTCGTTCTGGCTGACCCAGGCGGTGCTCTCCGGTCGGCACGTCGGGCTGTCGATCGGCTACCCGGGCGCACTGCGGCTGGTGGTGGCCTCCGCGCTGGTCGCACCGGTCTGCGGGCTGGCGGGGATGGCCGTCGGCACGTTGATCCGGACCAGCGCGACCAGTGTGGTCTCGGTCATCGTGCTGCTGGTCGTGGCACCGCTCAGCATCCCGGTCAACCACTACTGGCAGGCCGTCATCTCCCACGCACTGCCGTTCAACGCCTGGCGGCGCCTGTTGGAGGGCAACCCGCCGCCCTGGTTCCACGAGCAGTACCCGACCACCGGGACCGGCGCCTGGACGGTCCTGGCCGCCTGGGCCCTGGTCGCGGTCGCGCTCACCGTCCTCCCGGTGCACCGCCGGGACCTCTAG
- a CDS encoding ABC transporter ATP-binding protein → MIEVNELTKRYGKTTAVNSLSFTVHPGRVTGFLGPNGAGKSTTLRMVLGLNDPTSGSVTVDGVTFRDRPRGLRHIGGLLDAADVHGGRSAQAHLSALARSNRIPQRRVAEVLQEVGLADVARRRIGGYSLGMRQRLGIAGALLGDPPVLLFDEPLNGLDPEGVLWVRGLFRRLAAEGRTVFVSSHLMTEMENTADDLVVIGRGQLIAAQSLAEFAARGTRLSVLVRTPQSAELRAALESEGAGVQVELQAEDSQLLTVTGLSAVRIGELAFRRRILLHELATRSASLEEAFMELTADRVDYLAGEAR, encoded by the coding sequence GTGATCGAAGTCAACGAACTGACGAAGCGTTACGGGAAGACCACGGCCGTCAACAGCCTGAGCTTCACCGTCCACCCCGGCCGGGTCACCGGCTTCCTCGGCCCGAACGGCGCCGGCAAGAGCACCACCCTGCGCATGGTCCTCGGCCTCAACGACCCGACCAGCGGCAGCGTCACCGTGGACGGCGTGACCTTCCGCGACCGCCCGCGCGGCCTGCGCCACATCGGCGGCCTGCTGGACGCCGCCGACGTGCACGGCGGGCGCAGCGCCCAGGCCCACCTGTCCGCGCTGGCCCGCAGCAACCGCATCCCGCAGCGGCGGGTGGCCGAGGTGCTGCAGGAAGTCGGCCTGGCCGACGTTGCGCGCCGACGCATCGGCGGCTACTCGCTCGGCATGCGCCAGCGGCTCGGCATCGCGGGCGCCCTGCTCGGCGACCCGCCGGTGCTGCTCTTCGACGAGCCGCTCAACGGCCTGGACCCCGAGGGCGTGCTCTGGGTGCGCGGACTCTTCCGGCGGCTGGCCGCCGAGGGGCGTACGGTCTTCGTCTCCAGCCACCTGATGACCGAGATGGAGAACACCGCCGACGACCTCGTGGTGATCGGCCGCGGCCAGCTGATCGCGGCCCAGAGCCTGGCCGAGTTCGCGGCCCGGGGTACCCGGTTGAGCGTCCTGGTGCGCACCCCGCAGAGCGCCGAGCTGCGGGCGGCACTTGAGAGTGAGGGCGCCGGGGTCCAGGTCGAGCTGCAGGCCGAGGATTCCCAACTCCTCACCGTCACCGGCCTGTCCGCCGTCCGGATCGGCGAACTCGCCTTCCGGCGGCGGATCCTGCTGCACGAGCTCGCCACCCGCTCGGCCTCGCTGGAGGAGGCCTTCATGGAACTCACCGCCGACCGCGTCGACTACCTGGCAGGAGAAGCCCGATGA
- a CDS encoding SGNH/GDSL hydrolase family protein has translation MTAPTRPEAVLAPGPRLRTLRFVALGDSLTEGVGSPAEGGWRGWSALLAPSLAAAPVRVEHHNLALSGAQAADLTDRQLPAALALDPHLAAVVVGGNDTLRAGFDIARTAAALDTTLGELRAAGAVLLTACLPDPGALLGLPGPLARPLARRMAAVNAVVHELSDRHQAVHLHLARLPWLSDRALLSADRLHPSPVGHLLIARHYHALLAAAGHRLGPEPTDLLAPPPPSRAADLWWLATRGTAWLARRSVDLIPGLLALAAVETTNALCGRTAALDAEALAAARAAVSRLG, from the coding sequence ATGACCGCGCCGACCCGACCCGAGGCCGTCCTGGCGCCCGGCCCACGGCTGCGCACGCTGCGCTTCGTCGCGCTGGGGGACTCGCTCACCGAGGGGGTCGGGTCGCCCGCCGAGGGCGGCTGGCGGGGCTGGAGCGCACTGCTCGCGCCCTCGCTGGCCGCCGCCCCGGTGCGGGTGGAGCACCACAACCTGGCGCTGAGCGGCGCCCAGGCAGCCGATCTGACGGACCGTCAACTCCCGGCGGCGCTGGCGCTGGACCCGCACCTCGCGGCCGTGGTGGTCGGCGGCAACGACACCCTGCGCGCGGGCTTCGACATCGCCCGCACCGCCGCCGCCCTCGACACCACCCTGGGTGAACTGCGGGCCGCCGGCGCCGTACTGCTCACCGCCTGCCTGCCGGATCCGGGCGCCCTGCTGGGCCTGCCCGGCCCGCTGGCCCGTCCGCTGGCTCGCCGGATGGCGGCGGTCAACGCCGTGGTCCACGAGCTGTCCGACCGGCACCAGGCGGTGCACCTGCACCTGGCCCGGCTCCCGTGGCTGAGCGACCGCGCGCTGCTCAGCGCCGATCGCCTGCACCCCAGCCCCGTCGGGCACCTGCTGATCGCCCGGCACTACCACGCCCTGCTCGCCGCGGCCGGCCACCGGCTCGGCCCGGAGCCCACCGACCTGCTGGCGCCCCCGCCCCCGTCCCGGGCCGCCGACCTGTGGTGGCTCGCCACCCGCGGCACCGCCTGGCTGGCCCGCCGCAGCGTCGACCTGATCCCCGGCCTGCTCGCGCTGGCCGCCGTCGAGACCACCAACGCGCTGTGCGGCCGCACCGCCGCGCTGGACGCCGAAGCCCTGGCGGCGGCCAGGGCGGCGGTGTCGCGCCTGGGCTAG
- a CDS encoding glycosyltransferase, with amino-acid sequence MSGSLRIVRLANFVTPVSGGLRTALRHLGAGYLAAGHQPVLVIPGPEYRDELTDQGRVVTLPGPVLPASGGYRLLADRRAVARTLEELAPDRLEVSDRTTLRWTGRWARSHGVPAAMVSHENATGLLRTRGLPEPLARTLADRLNSRTAQAYDTVICTTAWAAAEFRRLGVQHLVQAPLGVDLEQLHPSRRDLAVRAKYAEDRQPLLVLCSRLSPEKRPGRALEALAELRRSGSDAVLVVAGAGPLRERLEARARRDRLPVRFLGHVAERADLSGLLAAADVVLAPGPIETFGLAALEALACGTPVAASRSSALPSIIGSAGVAADDSGHGFAEAVGELLERPERQRREAARERAERYSWEAAVAAFLAVHEGAGRSASPAEEPLGSSR; translated from the coding sequence ATGAGCGGGTCACTGCGGATCGTCCGACTGGCGAACTTCGTCACCCCCGTCTCCGGCGGTCTGCGCACCGCGCTGCGCCACCTTGGCGCGGGCTACCTGGCCGCCGGGCACCAGCCGGTGCTGGTCATCCCCGGGCCCGAGTACCGGGACGAACTCACCGACCAGGGCCGGGTGGTGACCCTGCCGGGCCCGGTGCTGCCGGCCAGCGGCGGCTACCGGCTGCTCGCCGACCGGCGGGCGGTGGCCCGCACCCTGGAGGAGCTGGCCCCCGACCGCCTCGAGGTCTCCGACCGCACCACCCTGCGCTGGACCGGACGGTGGGCGCGCAGTCACGGGGTGCCCGCCGCGATGGTCTCGCACGAGAACGCCACCGGGCTGCTGCGCACCCGCGGCCTGCCCGAGCCGCTCGCCCGCACCCTCGCCGACCGGCTCAACTCCCGTACCGCGCAGGCCTACGACACCGTCATCTGCACCACCGCCTGGGCGGCCGCCGAGTTCCGCCGGCTCGGCGTCCAGCACCTGGTGCAGGCGCCGCTCGGCGTGGACCTGGAGCAACTCCACCCGTCCAGAAGGGACTTGGCGGTCCGGGCCAAGTACGCCGAGGACCGGCAGCCACTGCTGGTGCTCTGCTCCCGACTCTCGCCCGAGAAGCGGCCCGGGCGGGCCCTGGAGGCGCTGGCGGAGCTGCGCCGCTCGGGCAGCGACGCGGTGCTGGTGGTGGCCGGCGCCGGCCCGCTGCGCGAGCGCCTCGAAGCACGGGCCCGGCGCGACCGGCTGCCGGTCCGGTTCCTCGGCCACGTCGCCGAACGAGCCGATCTCAGCGGCCTGTTGGCGGCCGCCGACGTGGTGCTCGCGCCCGGGCCGATCGAGACCTTCGGGCTGGCGGCGCTGGAGGCGCTGGCCTGCGGGACTCCGGTGGCGGCGAGCCGCTCCTCCGCGTTGCCGAGCATCATCGGCTCGGCGGGGGTGGCGGCCGACGACTCCGGGCACGGCTTCGCCGAGGCCGTCGGCGAGCTGCTGGAGCGCCCGGAGCGGCAGCGTCGGGAGGCAGCCCGGGAGCGGGCCGAGCGGTACAGCTGGGAGGCCGCGGTGGCGGCCTTCCTGGCGGTGCACGAGGGTGCCGGGAGGTCTGCGTCGCCGGCCGAGGAGCCGCTCGGGAGCAGCAGATGA